DNA sequence from the Candidatus Bathyarchaeota archaeon genome:
GCGTTGAGCGAGCGCAAAGAACTGCTGAATATGCTCAGAGTCATGTGGAGGAAAGGCGACTCGCCTCTTCGACGGATTTATTCCTCTTGGGAAGAATTGGAAAGCAACACAGAAATAATGCTATATAAAAACGAGCCAAAAGAGGTGTCAGCCCGTAAGTCTTGCCCTTACTGCGGTGCACTGCAGAAAATTGTAAAACCAATTGACGAGCTGTTTCCATACGGCGATTGTGAATCATGCAAACAGACATTTCATATCAACAATAATTTAAGCGTCAGAAAATTAACCGAGGAAGAGAAAGAAAACATGCCTGCTGAATGGGTGCGGATACTGGAAGACCTAAAAAACAAGAAGTTAGCGATAGTGTTCAAGTTAGACTAACACTTGAGCTTCTCTCTAAACAGCACTAAAAAGCGATTTTAAACCCCTACTTAGGAAAACACCCTACAGACATAGTCTTTTAAATGATATGCGAGGTTCCGCCAACTAACAAAAATATTATTATCAAAAAGCAGCAAGTACTTAGCGAGTGCTAAAATGAAGAGAAAAACGGTCGCGCTGGCAGTTGTCTTTGCGTTATATGCCTCATTAGTGTTCGGAGTGCAGACAAATGACGCGGTGAGAGCAAATCCTATCAACACACACCTGATACCTAGCATAGAGATTGGTTTTCCTGATACTTCAATCGGCGGCTACGTCAACAGTACCGTCGGATTCAGAATCTACGTCTATATGCCCATCGAATCTCCAGCACTCAACAGTATAACCTACATCCTAGACGGAGGGTCATCGACTAACATTCAAGACTTAAAAGTCACCAAAAATCACGATGATGGCGCTGGGATTGATTACAAAACGTACACAGCGCACATCACCTTAACAGGCTTATCTGAAGATACCCATTCACTGGTAGCTTACGCTGGAAACATGTCTGATTCTAGAGACTTCACTGTAAACTCTTTTTACCATGTTACAGCACTTTATGTCGTTTCACCAAATAACCAAATATACTCCACGACCGTGCCATTGACATTTACTTTTACTGGGGAAATAAAGAATGCTCATTACTACTTGTATAATGGTAAGAAAATAGTTTCTGAAAACCTCTCAGCGGAAACATAACCTTAGACAACCTTCCAGATGGAAGTTACACCATGTACCTGTTTGTGACAACACAGTATGGACAGGATTCAAAACAAGTGCATTTCTATATAATTAGTAACTATACGCTCACAATCGTTGCAATTGTACTAGCATTACTTGCCATTTCGATTTGCGTGTTGGTTTACTTTAAAAAGTTTAGACCGAAAAGTGTTGTAACAAACGCCACAACCAGCCTGCAACGCACCTCAAACGCTGACACAAAAAAGCAGCTCGCCGCTAAACCCACTGGTAGATGATGAATAAGGGCGACACTCTCTTCTTCTACTACTAGAAAAAACAAAAAACTGTGGCAAACAGGAGCGCTTTAGGCTAAGGCGACCACTAATGTTTGCTTTTGACGCCAGAGACATATTTATATTAGGCTTCATTGTTTTACTGCAAGGAAAAACTAAAGGGATAGAGACTCTTTGACTACTCCTCACGACGTTCCAGCATCAAAATTCATCGACCGCTTATCACGGTACATTAGGGAAAACATTGACGAAGTTCAACCGCCTACATGGGCAACCTTCGTCAAAACAGGCACACATGTCGAGAAACAACCCCAAAACCCTAACTGGTGGTACACCAGAAGCGCAAGCATACTCCGCAAAGTCTACGTTCACGGGCCAATCGGACTGGAGAATTTGCGCTCTGACTACGGCGGAAGAAAAAACAATGGTGTTAAAAAGAATCACGTCACCAAAGCAGGCGGAAGCAGCATCCGCAAAATCCTCCAGCAACTTGAAAGTGCTGGTTTAATCCAGACTGTCAGGCCCAAAGGCAGGGTTATGACTCCTAAGGGTCGAAAGCTTATGCAGGAAGTTGCTGGCGACTTAGCAAAAGAAATGGTTAAAACTGCCCCTGAACTCAAGAAGTATCAAGGCGAATAACGCGATGTCGGATGATGAGCTTGAGCAAATTCGTAAACGAAAACTTTTGTCGATGCAAAATCGCCTAAGCGAGGAGCAACGGCAAGCTCAAGTTGAACAACAAATAGAACAGCAAAAACAGGCGCTCTTAGCAAAGATATTGTCGCCTGAAGCTCGGCAAAGACTAAATAACCTTAAAATGGTTAAACGTGAGTTCGCTGAGCAAATCGAGTTGCAACTCATCGAGATGGCGCAATCTGGAAGGTTGCCGATGCCGCTGTCGGATGTGCAGCTCAAACAAATCCTAATTCAGCTTCAATCAAGGAAGCGAGAAACAACAATCAGAAGGATATAAACATGGCACGAGTAAAACCAACCGCAAAGAAACTCAGGTTAGCTAAAGCTGGCAGAGAATCACAGTCTGTTCCAACATGGGTTATTGCCAGAACTGACGGTAAAGTTAGAAGCAATCCTAAACAGCGCCGCAACTGGAGAAGCAGAAAAATAAAAGCATAGGAGAACCAGAAAACCATGGCTAAAGAAACTAAACAAGAAGAGCAAATACCTGAAGATGAAGAATTAGAAGAATTAGCAGACTTACCTGACGAAGAAGCAGAATTGGAAGAAACTGCTGAACAAGAGCAGGCTCCAGTTGAAGAGCAACCAGTAGCCGAAGAGGAAGAAGCGGCAGAAGAAGAGAAAGGAAAGCCTGCG
Encoded proteins:
- a CDS encoding 30S ribosomal protein S19e, whose product is MTTPHDVPASKFIDRLSRYIRENIDEVQPPTWATFVKTGTHVEKQPQNPNWWYTRSASILRKVYVHGPIGLENLRSDYGGRKNNGVKKNHVTKAGGSSIRKILQQLESAGLIQTVRPKGRVMTPKGRKLMQEVAGDLAKEMVKTAPELKKYQGE
- a CDS encoding 50S ribosomal protein L39e, with translation MARVKPTAKKLRLAKAGRESQSVPTWVIARTDGKVRSNPKQRRNWRSRKIKA
- a CDS encoding DNA-binding protein; amino-acid sequence: MSDDELEQIRKRKLLSMQNRLSEEQRQAQVEQQIEQQKQALLAKILSPEARQRLNNLKMVKREFAEQIELQLIEMAQSGRLPMPLSDVQLKQILIQLQSRKRETTIRRI